A portion of the Chromatiales bacterium 21-64-14 genome contains these proteins:
- a CDS encoding glutathione S-transferase: MLLYDADSPAPRCLRMFLLEKQVAIPSVVIDVFSGENRREEFLERNPAGQTPALQIDDGQVLAEAVAIAEYLEELYPRPPLIGRTPVERAETRQWWRRVELNITEFIHNAYHYAEGLERFRDRIPVAPEAADGLKRIARDRTGWLDRMFGDGPYLCGQRFTAADIWLYVWLEFGGTVGQPFDRTLPRLGPWFDRLRARPSAERSRRPFPAS; the protein is encoded by the coding sequence ATGCTGCTCTATGATGCGGACAGTCCCGCCCCGCGTTGCCTGCGGATGTTCTTGCTGGAGAAACAGGTGGCGATACCCAGCGTCGTGATCGACGTCTTCTCGGGAGAAAATCGCCGCGAGGAATTTCTGGAACGCAACCCCGCGGGGCAGACACCGGCGCTGCAGATCGATGACGGGCAGGTGTTGGCGGAGGCGGTGGCGATCGCGGAGTATCTCGAAGAGCTGTATCCGCGGCCGCCGTTGATCGGCCGTACCCCGGTCGAGCGTGCCGAGACCCGGCAATGGTGGCGGAGGGTCGAGCTCAATATCACCGAGTTTATCCACAACGCCTATCATTATGCGGAAGGTCTGGAACGCTTCCGCGACCGCATACCCGTGGCGCCGGAGGCGGCGGACGGGCTCAAGCGGATCGCCCGCGACCGCACGGGTTGGCTCGACCGCATGTTCGGCGACGGTCCGTACCTCTGCGGGCAGCGGTTCACGGCCGCCGATATTTGGCTCTATGTCTGGCTCGAGTTCGGCGGCACGGTGGGTCAGCCGTTCGACCGCACGCTTCCGCGCCTCGGGCCGTGGTTCGACCGATTACGCGCCCGCC